Proteins encoded together in one Penicillium digitatum chromosome 1, complete sequence window:
- a CDS encoding Protein kinase-like domain → MKVHHGRGPREYYEPEDRELDIHVLETTAYIRLKDKGLWDRGIVPNFLGSMRKFDPSSCLPHLRMFVDDEYLPSAIFLEHITGLEMITLENYTQQRMDNIVRGIQQIHTALVQHRDPKPRNMMVVPGTTERVVWLDFDRAETYDENQITSEQEELLREEEEIVVDISECLASDHAKGKLEEAYLFYCT, encoded by the exons CATCATGGAAGAGGCCCACGGGAATATTATGAACCAGAAGACCGTGAACTTGACATACATGTGCTTGAAACCACTGCCTACATCCGACTAAAAGATAAGGGTCTCTGGGACCGTGGCATTGTGCCCAATTTCCTAGGTTCCATGAGGAAATTTGATCCATCTTCATGCCTGCCCCACTTGAGAATGTTCGTGGACGACGAATACCTACCCAGCGCTATATTCTTGGAGCACATCACTGGTCTGGAAATGATCACTCTGGAGAATTACACACAGCAACGGATGGATAACATCGTCAGGGGTATCCAACAAATACATACGGCGCTAGTGCAACACAGGGACCCCAAACCAAGGAACATGATGGTCGTTCCAGGTACCACCGAAAGAGTGGTATGGTTGGACTTTGATCGAGCAGAGACCTACGATGAAAATCAGATCACCAGCGAACAAGAGGAGCTTctgagagaagaagaagaaatcgTTGTTGACATTAGCGAGTGCCTT GCCTCCGACCACGCAAAAGGGAAACTTGAAGAAGCTTATCTTTTCTACTGCACTTAA
- a CDS encoding DUF1857-domain-containing protein, which translates to MSSANNIAFTAPINPPGATPVITPEQVWNGLLFKIRSAETFVPGAIQSTKVISDSIDPLTGNAVTVRDVLFRETQETVQETVTAFKPTRVEFEQPDGSKISNVISQGAGGELYMTYIFEWRHSGVSEVELAALLEKEKKMSQMAVEGTIKVLRQLVEKDNL; encoded by the coding sequence ATGTCCTCGGCCAACAACATCGCCTTCACCGCCCCGATCAACCCACCAGGTGCAACACCCGTCATCACCCCCGAACAAGTCTGGAACGGTCTCCTCTTCAAGATCCGCTCCGCGGAGACATTTGTTCCCGGAGCAATCCAATCCACCAAGGTCATTAGTGATTCCATTGACCCATTGACGGGGAACGCTGTGACCGTTCGTGATGTCCTATTCCGCGAAACCCAGGAAACCGTCCAAGAGACCGTTACAGCCTTCAAGCCCACCCGTGTAGAGTTTGAGCAGCCGGATGGAAGCAAGATCAGCAATGTTATCAGCCAAGGAGCTGGTGGAGAGCTCTACATGACGTACATCTTCGAATGGAGACACTCCGGTGTCTCGGAAGTGGAGCTGGCGGCGCTACtcgagaaggagaagaagatgagccAGATGGCGGTTGAGGGGACAATCAAGGTTCTGAGGCAGTTGGTTGAGAAGGATAATCTTTGA
- a CDS encoding Phenazine biosynthesis-like protein, putative produces the protein MTHLKFVTLDVFTSTPYSGNPLAVVFLPDDSNALTQGQKQTIAREFNLSESVFVHPVREKSKRTIDIFTTDCEIPFAGHPTIGAASWFLSHSTDPADGEGVTSLTTKSGDISISVQNHETKSVSAQIAHNTRIHTARFSLKELVRLHPTLVPFFTQPDITFPLFSIVNGMSQLFVELPSLEALAAVTPATGGELVSTDYLDEGWQAGLICVYFIVRDVEDSVSNKKVIRSRTILGTLEDPATGSAASGLAAYLTLTEGKAGQNHQYHVVQGVEMGRRSDIGVGAKLDGDKKIEQVMLTGTAISVSEGKVLYAAPQNVVFIWL, from the exons ATGACTCACCTCAAATTTGTCACCCTTGATGTCTTCACATCAACCCCCTACTCTGGCAATCCACTTGCAGTAGTCTTCCTCCCAGACGACTCAAACGCTCTAACCCAGGGCCAGAAGCAAACCATCGCGCGAGAATTCAATCTGTCAGAAAGTGTCTTTGTCCACCCAGTGCGCGAGAAAAGCAAGCGCACCATCGACATCTTCACCACAGACTGTGAAATCCCCTTCGCTGGCCATCCCACAATTGGTGCAGCGTCCTGGTTCCTGAGCCACTCAACTGACCCCGCGGATGGCGAGGGCGTAACCAGCCTTACGACCAAGTCCGGCGACATCTCAATCTCAGTCCAGAATCACGAAACCAAATCCGTCTCTGCGCAGATTGCGCACAATACACGCATCCATACCGCGCGGTTCAGCCTGAAGGAGTTGGTTAGGCTGCACCCGACGCTGGTGCCGTTCTTCACGCAGCCCGATATTACGTTCCCGCTCTTTTCAATTGTCAACGGGATGAGCCAGTTATTTGTAGAGCTTCCTTCGCTTGAGGCGCTGGCTGCTGTGACGCCTGCAACCGGTGGTGAGCTGGTTTCTACTGATTATCTTGATGAGGGGTGGCAGGCTGGGTTGATCTGTGTGTACTTCATTGTTCGGGACGTTGAGGATAGTGTCTCGAACAAGAAGGTTATTCGGTCCAGGACGATCTTGGGAACTCTAGAAGATCCGGCCACTGGCAGTGCGGCTAGTGGGTTGGCGGCGTACTTGACGCTTACCGAGGGCAAAGCTGGTCAGAATCATCAGTACCATGTTGTACAGGGTGTTGAGATGGGACGCCGGAGTGATATCGGTGTCGGGGCCAAGTTGGATGGcgacaagaagattgaacagGTCATGCTGACAGGCACTGCCATTAGCGTGTCAGAGGGCAAGGTACTG TATGCTGCGCCACAG AACGTCGTATTTATTTGGCTGTGA
- a CDS encoding DNA repair protein (Tof1), putative, with protein sequence MAIPRSERGTRDEGILKLMLYLLRNIAIISPNTRLAAEGDEEETSRSATINAFHEQDAFALLLTMCSNVGEDFNFQDVPLMETIFHLVKGVNVEKLFMDDEQRTAKRTDELSDLLKKESLVRREYAKNAPTRHGRFGTMIWVKRDDAKVSTVSGQGVLRDDQTTLQKMDESKKWNKPRSRRRQDDVVQNNNFNMPAHLNSEATKNLSTFVEEFLDSGFNPLFTQVRKAIEREAERVVPVNYRQFFYTVSWFLEAERVRRTRKLRHRTAQKGGRTKDIEPDSYGLIAGVLNQEMFISLNRAMQNSLDNKEWEDLNAQMRCFTQILLTVQEMAASPLEEDQEIAENIQNRIFYEETTHDRILTIVRGYKDQGFGYLDACTELAHVFLRMLERYSKDNADMQIRSRRKAKKRQKKATQAAEQEGGDDDEERDSEDEDMEEVAQVAKERGFDFKRFAAKFCNQHCVDTFIAFTGLYRELNSEQLKRAHRYFYRIAFKQEMTVLLFRVDIISLFYRMIKGPGSMDSSKPVFKEWEELVRQVIRRLVKKIEQRPALITELLFSKINSTIYYLEYGHEKQTMSSYTRPPPELVITSTEATTREAKLYIVIGALVLDGRADLVIWIKDVLSSAASEREDLELQEEVRRAENSEITSVPSPMITVKGKNEFVQNAMFSNAKLRLLMTVVGFERLGVEDVFGASWVVPASFKSDDLRETISEILKALQGPFAGDGYADPRKQIQPKNRGTGRGNMIQGTLGVNFGSESEGEDIPDGPLFPANLRSKSSALDDLKKKRKKKQKATTEKEPLDDEMLEARREARLSNALSRQAKIKSDLFIHASDEETDEEADKEFFRLEEERRVKQANEIKKALLTGTVEPSSKGKGKKSAARKRNSDTGTSAAAKSKRQRRDSGSTASDPESDAEGDVLMAELDAQSSHSQQDISPSHGAGEDEDTPITGEDDLAFDDDFAFTRDPPSKPQATEPEAMDDEEENAPVAPARRRMRGGFVIESDSE encoded by the exons ATGGCGATTCCCCGATCCGAACGCGGAACCCGAGACGAAGGAATCCTCAAGTTGATGTTGTACTTGCTACGAAACATTGCGATCATATCTCCCAATACCCGACTTGCGGCAGAaggcgacgaggaagagacaTCTAGATCGGCAACGATCAACGCCTTCCATGAGCAAGATGCGTTTGCACTTCTCCTGACTATGTGCTCTAATGTTGGCGAGGACTTCAACTTTCAAGACGTTCCTCTGATGGAAACAATTTTCCACTTAGTCAAAGGTGTCAACGTTGAGAAATTGTTCATGGACGATGAGCAGAGAACGGCCAAGCGAACTGACGAACTCAGTGACCTGCTGAAAAAGGAATCCCTGGTACGAAGGGAATATGCAAAGAATGCACCCACACGTCATGGGAGATTCGGCACAATGATCTGGGTCAAGCGAGACGATGCGAAGGTGTCTACTGTGTCTGGGCAAGGTGTCTTGCGTGACGATCAGACCACGCTGCAAAAGATGGACGAAAGCAAAAAGTGGAACAAGCCTCGGTCTCGCCGCAGACAAGACGATGTAGTCCAAAACAACAACTTCAACATGCCAGCTCATCTTAATTCGGAGGCAACCAAGAACCTGAGCACTTTTGTGGAGGAGTTCCTGGATTCGGGGTTTAATCCTCTATTCACTCAAGTGCGAAAAGCAATCGAGCGTGAAGCTGAGCGTGTGGTTCCAGTCAACTATCGCCAATTCTTCTACACCGTGAGTTGGTTCCTGGAAGCAGAGCGCGTACGACGGACTCGAAAACTTCGCCATCGCACGGCCCAGAAAGGAGGAAGAACCAAAGATATTGAACCCGATAGCTATGGTCTGATCGCTGGCGTCCTGAACCAAGAGATGTTCATTTCATTGAACCGGGCTATGCAAAATAGCCTAGACAACAAGGAATGGGAAGACCTCAATGCCCAGATGCGCTGCTTCACCCAGATTCTGTTGACTGTCCAGGAAATGGCTGCGTCACcacttgaagaagatcagGAAATTGCGGAAAACATTCAAAACCGAATTTTCTACGAGGAAACAACCCATGACCGGATCCTTACTATTGTGCGCGGATACAAAGACCAAGGTTTCGGCTATCTAGATGCTTGCACGGAGTTAGCACATGTGTTCCTGCGAATGCTGGAACGGTATTCCAAAGACAACGCCGACATGCAAATCCGCTCGCGGCGAAAAGCCAAGAAAAGACAGAAGAAGGCTACCCAAGCCGCCGAGCAAGAGGGAGGagatgatgacgaggagcGTGActccgaagatgaagacatgGAGGAAGTCGCTCAGGTCGCCAAAGAACGCGGCTTTGACTTTAAGCGATTCGCAGCCAAGTTCTGCAACCAACACTGCGTGGACACCTTCATTGCGTTCACAGGATTGTACCGAGAGCTTAACTCTGAGCAGCTCAAACGCGCCCACCGTTATTTCTACCGAATTGCCTTCAAGCAGGAAATGACTGTCTTGCTGTTTCGTGTCGATATTATCAGTCTTTTCTATCGAATGATCAAAGGCCCAGGGTCCATGGATTCGAGTAAGCCTGTATTTAAGGAATGGGAGGAATTGGTCCGGCAAGTTATTCGACGACTGgtcaagaagattgagcagCGCCCCGCCTTGATCACTGAGCTGTTGTTCAGTAAGATCAATTCCACTATCTACTACCTTGAATATGGACACGAGAAGCAAACCATGTCCTCCTATACGCGTCCACCGCCGGAGCTTGTGATTACATCGACGGAGGCAACGACGAGAGAGGCGAAACTCTACATTGTGATTGGTGCTCTTGTTCTCGATGGTAGAGCAGATCTGGTTATTTGGATCAAGGATGTCTTGAGTTCTGCAGCCTCCGAAAGAGAGGACTTGGAactccaagaagaagtccgcCGCGCCGAAAACTCCGAGATTACCAGCGTTCCCAGTCCAATGATTA CTGTGAAAGGCAAAAATGAGTTCGTTCAGAATGCCATGTTTTCGAACGCAAAGCTACGTCTGCTCATGACCGTCGTCGGATTCGAGCGACTCGGCGTTGAAGATGTGTTTGGTGCCTCTTGGGTTGTTCCAGCCTCTTTCAAGTCCGACGACTTGCGTGAAACGATTTCAGAAATCCTGAAAGCCCTTCAAGGCCCGTTTGCCGGAGATGGCTATGCTGATCCTCGCAAGCAGATTCAACCAAAGAACAGAGGAACCGGTCGCGGCAACATGATTCAAGGCACGCTCGGTGTCAATTTTGGATCGGAGTCCGAAGGCGAGGATATTCCAGATGGTCCTTTGTTCCCGGCGAATCTGCGGTCAAAGTCTAGTGCGCTGGATGACCTCAAGAAGAAGCGtaagaagaagcaaaaggcCACCACCGAAAAGGAGCCGCTGGACGACGAAATGCTAGAAGCGCGGCGCGAAGCGCGTTTATCAAACGCACTTTCACGCCAAGCCAAGATCAAGAGCGATCTATTCATCCATGCTAGTGACGAAGAAACCGACGAAGAAGCCGACAAAGAGTTCTTCCGGCTCGAAGAAGAGCGGCGAGTCAAGCAGGCAAATGAAATCAAGAAGGCCTTGCTCACTGGAACCGTCGAACCCTCAAGCAAGGGCAAAGGGAAGAAGTCCGCCGCCCGCAAGCGAAATAGCGATACTGGCACTTCTGCGGCCGCAAAATCCAAGCGGCAACGTCGTGATTCCGGTTCTACTGCTAGCGACCCAGAGAGTGATGCCGAGGGCGATGTTCTCATGGCGGAACTTGACGCTCAGTCGTCCCACTCCCAGCAGGATATCTCTCCTAGCCACGGCGCCGGAGAGGATGAAGACACTCCTATCACGGGCGAGGATGACCTGGCCTTTGATGACGATTTCGCCTTCACCCGAGATCCCCCGAGCAAGCCCCAAGCCACGGAGCCCGAGGCTATggatgatgaagaggaaAATGCGCCTGTGGCTCCAGCCCGGAGACGAATGCGCGGTGGATTTGTGATTGAGAGTGACTCTGAATAG
- a CDS encoding DNA repair protein (Tof1), putative, with product MDEEVVPLGHDVQVVDPDVRNYVYGLVTALGGFNGENADQYVLGDDALACLRDIKRWLKLHDEKNNRMDVARCLGEANLINGDLLPILSLWWASGQNTR from the exons ATGGATGAAGAGGTTGTTCCTCTAGGACACGACGTGCAAGTCGTGGATCCAGACGTGCGGAACTATGTTTACGGCCTAGTTACTGCT CTCGGAGGGTTCAATGGCGAAAACGCCGACCAGTATGTGCTCGGAGACGATGCGCTGGCATGTCTACGTGATATTAAACGCTGGCTGAAATTGCATGATGAGAAGAATAACCGGATGGACGTTGCACGGTGCCTTGGAGAGGCCAACTTGATCAATGGTGATCTGCTTCCGATCCTCTCGCTCTGGTGGGCCAGTGGACAGAACA CCAGATGA
- a CDS encoding 3-hydroxybutyryl-CoA dehydrogenase, putative: protein MRTCILRFDSFHRGPVAARNFCSTSAVRAAEVKSLGVIGAGQMGLGIALVAAQKAKIPVTLVDTSQASLDKGLKFADKLLEKDVAKQRLTREAADEARGFISTSLTLEGLSTVDFVIEAVPEIPDLKTKIFASLAQIAPKHAILATNTSSISITKIAAATSADPTDIQASSRVISTHFMNPVPIQKGVEIVRGLQTSQETMDTAVVFVQRMGKVASVSADTPGFLANRILMPYINEAVICLETGVGGREDIDNIMKTGTNVPMGPLVLADFIGLDTCLAIMNVLHQETGDSKYRPAGLLRRMVDAGWLGKKSGKGLHPHHHR, encoded by the exons ATGCGTACCTGTATTCTTCGATTTGATTCCTTTCACAGGGGCCCTGTGGCGGCCCGAAACTTCTGCTCAACCTCCGCAGTCCGCGCAGCCGAGGTCAAGTCACTGGGTGTGATCGGCGCAGGTCAAATG GGCTTGGGGATTGCCCTTGTTGCTGCGCAGAAGGCAAAGATTCCGGTAACTCTCGTCGATACCTCACAGGCCTCTTTGGATAAGGGCCTCAAGTTTGCCG ATAAACTACTCGAAAAGGACGTAGCAAAGCAGCGCCTCACTCGAGAGGCAGCTGATGAAGCTCGTGGGTTTATTTCTACAAGCTTGACGCTGGAGGGCCTCTCCACTGTCGACTTCGTCATTGAGGCTGTGCCTGAGATTCCGGATCTGAAGACAAAGATATTTGCCAGCTTGGCCCAGATTGCTCCGAAACATGCCATACTCGCAACAAAcacctcttccatctccatcACCAAGATTGCTGCTGCCACCAGCGCGGATCCCACCGACATTCAGGCTTCCTCCCGGGTCATCTCAACCCACTTCATGAACCCTGTCCCCATTCAGAAAGGCGTGGAGATTGTCCGCGGACTTCAAACCTCTCAGGAGACCATGGACACTGCCGTTGTCTTTGTCCAGCGTATGGGTAAGGTGGCCTCTGTATCGGCCGATACACCTGGCTTCCTTGCCAACCGTATCTTGATGCCCTATATTAATGAGGCAGTGATTTGTCTGGAGACCGGGGTCGGTGGCCGTGAGGACATTGACAACATCATGAAGACTGGCACCAACGTGCCCATGGGTCCCCTCGTTTTGGCTGATTTCATTGGCCTCGACACGTGCCTTGCAATCATGAACGTTCTGCACCAGGAGACCGGCGACAGCAAGTATAGACCTGCTGGTCTCCTGCGTCGCATGGTGGATGCTGGCTGGCTTGGCAAGAAGAGCGGCAAGG GTCTTCATCCTCACCATCAC CGTTAA
- a CDS encoding Zinc finger, C6HC-type: MANSRSSIRQLLEYMGRAFKFRKFTEEVGLCTGCYQKVPTCKLFIAPSRKCSQQNAVAKKSPYKHSWR; this comes from the exons ATGGCCAACAGTCGCTCGTCCATCCGACAGCTCCTAGAATACATGGGTCGAGCATTCAAATTCAGGAAATTTACCGAGGAAGTAGGCCT ATGCACAGGGTGCTACCAAAAGGTCCCAACATGCAAACTATTTATTGCCCCCT CCCGCAAATGTTCCCAGCAAAATGCTGTTGCCAAGAAATCCCCGTACAAGCACTCGTGGCGGTGA